A window of Natrinema versiforme contains these coding sequences:
- a CDS encoding Cdc6/Cdc18 family protein, translating to MSANDDRDPLFRYDDPVFADERLLEITHLPGPDRIVGRDEQMQRVADALNPAIFGSEPNHLFIFGKTGTGKSLISRSVTQRVITEAGHDDITVKYAFIDCGEQNTEASIVKTIAQIVNEPDASGVTVPDRGLGTGDYYKRLWQAVDHCTDVTIVILDEIDMLEDDEVLRKLSRAGENRRISDSSIGIIGISNKIDFPDHLSERVKSSLSRDELVFSPYDANQLVEILEKRRDAFHDGVLSDDVIPLTAALAAQEHGDARKAIDILRNAGRIAKKRNDTRVTADHVRDAKEKTEADRFNELIEGSPQQAKAILYSLTLLTENSSEKEFPTKIIYNQYKEVASRLDFDVLSERRVQEILQEQNFLNVIQSEREGRGRGRGAHAKHRLLENPSIVRKVLLRDSRLAVLEDEDGD from the coding sequence ATGTCCGCCAACGACGATCGAGACCCGCTCTTTCGGTACGACGATCCGGTTTTCGCCGACGAGCGCCTGCTCGAGATCACGCACCTGCCTGGTCCGGATCGGATCGTCGGTCGCGACGAGCAGATGCAACGGGTTGCGGACGCCCTGAATCCGGCGATCTTCGGGAGCGAGCCCAACCACCTGTTCATCTTCGGCAAGACCGGCACCGGCAAATCACTCATCTCGCGGTCGGTGACACAGCGAGTGATCACCGAGGCCGGCCACGACGATATCACGGTCAAGTACGCCTTCATCGACTGCGGCGAGCAGAACACCGAGGCGTCCATCGTCAAGACGATCGCCCAGATCGTCAACGAACCCGACGCGAGCGGGGTCACCGTCCCCGACCGCGGCCTCGGCACCGGCGACTACTACAAGCGCCTCTGGCAGGCCGTCGACCACTGTACCGACGTCACCATCGTCATCTTAGACGAGATCGACATGCTCGAGGACGACGAGGTCCTCCGCAAACTCTCCCGTGCGGGCGAGAACCGACGCATTTCGGACTCGAGTATCGGTATCATCGGCATCTCGAACAAGATCGACTTCCCCGATCACCTCTCCGAGCGGGTCAAATCGAGTCTCTCGCGGGACGAACTCGTCTTCTCGCCGTACGACGCGAACCAACTCGTCGAAATTCTCGAGAAGCGCCGCGACGCCTTCCACGACGGGGTGCTCTCCGACGATGTGATTCCGCTCACGGCCGCACTGGCCGCCCAGGAACACGGCGACGCGCGCAAGGCGATCGACATCCTCCGGAACGCGGGGCGCATCGCGAAGAAGCGAAACGATACGCGGGTCACGGCGGACCACGTCCGCGACGCCAAGGAGAAGACCGAGGCCGACCGGTTCAACGAATTGATCGAGGGGTCGCCACAGCAGGCCAAGGCGATCCTTTACTCGCTGACGCTGCTGACCGAGAACAGCTCGGAGAAGGAGTTCCCGACGAAGATCATCTACAACCAGTACAAGGAGGTCGCCAGCCGACTTGACTTCGATGTGCTTTCCGAACGGCGAGTACAGGAAATTCTGCAGGAACAGAACTTCCTCAACGTGATCCAGTCGGAACGTGAGGGCCGCGGTCGCGGCCGCGGTGCACACGCGAAACACCGCCTGCTCGAGAACCCCTCGATCGTCAGGAAGGTGCTCCTACGGGACTCGCGGTTAGCCGTGCTCGAGGACGAGGACGGGGACTAA